The following are encoded in a window of Strigops habroptila isolate Jane chromosome 9, bStrHab1.2.pri, whole genome shotgun sequence genomic DNA:
- the LOC115613311 gene encoding protein eva-1 homolog C-like isoform X1: MARLVGPAAALVLLCLAAGLEASPELSGYLHKVLRNHTTHTCDGEQLLIVCPRRTTISILGAFYGRRVPSPNLCPSPGNASQESTECVSATAHLKLLAECQDQQWCQFSVHSQVFGPDPCPGTHKYLIASYKCRPGNHRVKTVCENDKLRLQCRPKSVLAIYSANYGRFLRGKPECDALNTAGPHMECLAPDALRRVSRKCHRRGNCTVAADQATFGDPCLPGTKKQLRVSYTCVSKQLLEEVGPDTSDPFLLSDYMHGGWYKGPRFSRLREDRMIFTSSLAAFAHLWGVPEKVGLYFLCGVSGGLMLLLCIVSPKTTFLQEVGEAIRDPELGSSSELSRTKLQDEQDEDLPDDSSSDSSFRRLTRTYRATDSIFSPELTAAMEGAVEHQGRGREEIWMPKESSPYAIHKIKSATK; encoded by the exons ATGGCCAGGCTGGtggggccagcagcagccctggtcCTCCTCTGCCTGGCCGCGGGGCTGGAGGCTAGCCCGGAGCTCTCCG GGTACCTGCACAAGGTGCTGAGGAACCACACCACGCACACCTGCGACGGGGAGCAGCTGCTCATTGTCTGCCCTCGCAGGACCACCATCAGCATCCTCGGAGCCTTCTACGGGCGTCGCGTGCCCAGCCCCAacctctgccccagccctggcaatGCTTCCCAGGAGAGCACCGAGTGCGTGTCCGCCACGGCCCACCTG AAGCTGCTGGCTGAGTGTCAGGACCAGCAGTGGTGCCAGTTCTCAGTGCACAGCCAAGTGTTTGGGCCAGACCCGTGCCCGGGCACACACAAGTACCTCATCGCTTCCTACAAGTGCCGGCCAG GGAACCATCGGGTCAAGACTGTGTGTGAGAATGACAAGCTGAGGCTGCAGTGCCGGCCAAAATCCGTGCTGGCCATTTACTCTGCCAATTACGGACGATTCCTGCGGGGCAAACCGGAGTGCGACGCCCTGAACACTGCAGGACCGCATATGG AGTGCTTGGCTCCGGATGCCCTGCGGAGGGTCTCCAGGAAGTGCCACCGCAGGGGGAACTGCACAGTGGCTGCTGACCAGGCCACTTTTGGGGATCCGTGCCTCCCTGGCACAAAGAAACAGCTACGAGTGTCCTACACCTGCG TGTccaagcagctgctggaggaggtgggCCCTGACACCTCGGACCCCTTCCTGCTCTCGGACTACATGCACG GTGGCTGGTACAAAGGGCCCAGGTTCTCCAGGCTCCGGGAAGACCGGATGATTTTTACTAGCTCTCTGGCAGCTTTTGCCCACCTCTGGG GCGTCCCAGAGAAAGTTGGCCTTTACTTTCTTTGTGGGGTCTCCGGAGGCCTCATGCTCCTGCTGTGCATTGTCAGCCCCAAAACCACCTTCCTCCAGGAGGTGGGGGAGGCTATCAGAGAcccagagctgggcagcagctcagagctgagCAGGACCAAGCTGCAGGATGAGCAGGACGAAGACCTTCCTGACGACAGCTCTTCGGACTCCTCCTTCCGCCGCCTCACCCGCACCTACCGTGCCACCGACAGCATCTTCAGCCCTGAGCTGACAGCAGCCATGGAGGGAGCGGTGGAGCACCAGGGCCGTGGCAGGGAGGAGATCTGGATGCCCAAGGAGTCGAGCCCATATGCCATCCACAAGATCAAATCGGCCACCAAatga
- the LOC115613311 gene encoding protein eva-1 homolog C-like isoform X3, producing MARLVGPAAALVLLCLAAGLEASPELSGYLHKVLRNHTTHTCDGEQLLIVCPRRTTISILGAFYGRRVPSPNLCPSPGNASQESTECVSATAHLKLLAECQDQQWCQFSVHSQVFGPDPCPGTHKYLIASYKCRPGNHRVKTVCENDKLRLQCRPKSVLAIYSANYGRFLRGKPECDALNTAGPHMECLAPDALRRVSRKCHRRGNCTVAADQATFGDPCLPGTKKQLRVSYTCVSKQLLEEVGPDTSDPFLLSDYMHGVPEKVGLYFLCGVSGGLMLLLCIVSPKTTFLQEVGEAIRDPELGSSSELSRTKLQDEQDEDLPDDSSSDSSFRRLTRTYRATDSIFSPELTAAMEGAVEHQGRGREEIWMPKESSPYAIHKIKSATK from the exons ATGGCCAGGCTGGtggggccagcagcagccctggtcCTCCTCTGCCTGGCCGCGGGGCTGGAGGCTAGCCCGGAGCTCTCCG GGTACCTGCACAAGGTGCTGAGGAACCACACCACGCACACCTGCGACGGGGAGCAGCTGCTCATTGTCTGCCCTCGCAGGACCACCATCAGCATCCTCGGAGCCTTCTACGGGCGTCGCGTGCCCAGCCCCAacctctgccccagccctggcaatGCTTCCCAGGAGAGCACCGAGTGCGTGTCCGCCACGGCCCACCTG AAGCTGCTGGCTGAGTGTCAGGACCAGCAGTGGTGCCAGTTCTCAGTGCACAGCCAAGTGTTTGGGCCAGACCCGTGCCCGGGCACACACAAGTACCTCATCGCTTCCTACAAGTGCCGGCCAG GGAACCATCGGGTCAAGACTGTGTGTGAGAATGACAAGCTGAGGCTGCAGTGCCGGCCAAAATCCGTGCTGGCCATTTACTCTGCCAATTACGGACGATTCCTGCGGGGCAAACCGGAGTGCGACGCCCTGAACACTGCAGGACCGCATATGG AGTGCTTGGCTCCGGATGCCCTGCGGAGGGTCTCCAGGAAGTGCCACCGCAGGGGGAACTGCACAGTGGCTGCTGACCAGGCCACTTTTGGGGATCCGTGCCTCCCTGGCACAAAGAAACAGCTACGAGTGTCCTACACCTGCG TGTccaagcagctgctggaggaggtgggCCCTGACACCTCGGACCCCTTCCTGCTCTCGGACTACATGCACG GCGTCCCAGAGAAAGTTGGCCTTTACTTTCTTTGTGGGGTCTCCGGAGGCCTCATGCTCCTGCTGTGCATTGTCAGCCCCAAAACCACCTTCCTCCAGGAGGTGGGGGAGGCTATCAGAGAcccagagctgggcagcagctcagagctgagCAGGACCAAGCTGCAGGATGAGCAGGACGAAGACCTTCCTGACGACAGCTCTTCGGACTCCTCCTTCCGCCGCCTCACCCGCACCTACCGTGCCACCGACAGCATCTTCAGCCCTGAGCTGACAGCAGCCATGGAGGGAGCGGTGGAGCACCAGGGCCGTGGCAGGGAGGAGATCTGGATGCCCAAGGAGTCGAGCCCATATGCCATCCACAAGATCAAATCGGCCACCAAatga
- the LOC115613311 gene encoding protein eva-1 homolog C-like isoform X2, with protein sequence MARLVGPAAALVLLCLAAGLEASPELSGYLHKVLRNHTTHTCDGEQLLIVCPRRTTISILGAFYGRRVPSPNLCPSPGNASQESTECVSATAHLKLLAECQDQQWCQFSVHSQVFGPDPCPGTHKYLIASYKCRPGNHRVKTVCENDKLRLQCRPKSVLAIYSANYGRFLRGKPECDALNTAGPHMECLAPDALRRVSRKCHRRGNCTVAADQATFGDPCLPGTKKQLRVSYTCGGWYKGPRFSRLREDRMIFTSSLAAFAHLWGVPEKVGLYFLCGVSGGLMLLLCIVSPKTTFLQEVGEAIRDPELGSSSELSRTKLQDEQDEDLPDDSSSDSSFRRLTRTYRATDSIFSPELTAAMEGAVEHQGRGREEIWMPKESSPYAIHKIKSATK encoded by the exons ATGGCCAGGCTGGtggggccagcagcagccctggtcCTCCTCTGCCTGGCCGCGGGGCTGGAGGCTAGCCCGGAGCTCTCCG GGTACCTGCACAAGGTGCTGAGGAACCACACCACGCACACCTGCGACGGGGAGCAGCTGCTCATTGTCTGCCCTCGCAGGACCACCATCAGCATCCTCGGAGCCTTCTACGGGCGTCGCGTGCCCAGCCCCAacctctgccccagccctggcaatGCTTCCCAGGAGAGCACCGAGTGCGTGTCCGCCACGGCCCACCTG AAGCTGCTGGCTGAGTGTCAGGACCAGCAGTGGTGCCAGTTCTCAGTGCACAGCCAAGTGTTTGGGCCAGACCCGTGCCCGGGCACACACAAGTACCTCATCGCTTCCTACAAGTGCCGGCCAG GGAACCATCGGGTCAAGACTGTGTGTGAGAATGACAAGCTGAGGCTGCAGTGCCGGCCAAAATCCGTGCTGGCCATTTACTCTGCCAATTACGGACGATTCCTGCGGGGCAAACCGGAGTGCGACGCCCTGAACACTGCAGGACCGCATATGG AGTGCTTGGCTCCGGATGCCCTGCGGAGGGTCTCCAGGAAGTGCCACCGCAGGGGGAACTGCACAGTGGCTGCTGACCAGGCCACTTTTGGGGATCCGTGCCTCCCTGGCACAAAGAAACAGCTACGAGTGTCCTACACCTGCG GTGGCTGGTACAAAGGGCCCAGGTTCTCCAGGCTCCGGGAAGACCGGATGATTTTTACTAGCTCTCTGGCAGCTTTTGCCCACCTCTGGG GCGTCCCAGAGAAAGTTGGCCTTTACTTTCTTTGTGGGGTCTCCGGAGGCCTCATGCTCCTGCTGTGCATTGTCAGCCCCAAAACCACCTTCCTCCAGGAGGTGGGGGAGGCTATCAGAGAcccagagctgggcagcagctcagagctgagCAGGACCAAGCTGCAGGATGAGCAGGACGAAGACCTTCCTGACGACAGCTCTTCGGACTCCTCCTTCCGCCGCCTCACCCGCACCTACCGTGCCACCGACAGCATCTTCAGCCCTGAGCTGACAGCAGCCATGGAGGGAGCGGTGGAGCACCAGGGCCGTGGCAGGGAGGAGATCTGGATGCCCAAGGAGTCGAGCCCATATGCCATCCACAAGATCAAATCGGCCACCAAatga